The DNA region CGGAATCGCCTAATCGTCTCCTCGATCTCTTCCGAACCGATTCCCGGTCCGATGGAAAACCTGACCATCGAGCGGGCTTCCGCCTCGCTCGCTCCCATCGCCAGGAGCACCGGAGAGGGGCGGAGGGCGCCGGAGGAGCATGCGGACCCCCCGGACACGGCGATTCCTTCTAAGTCAAGAGCGATCCGGAGGCTCTCCCCGTCCAACTGCGAGAAGCTGACGGCTAGGGTGTTTGTCAATCTCTGGCTCGGGTGGCCCCATCTCCGGATGCCAGGAAGATCGGCGATCCCCTGCCAGAGCCTTTCCGTCAGTTCCCATTGGCGGATCGATCCGGCCTTCCGCTCTTCCTCCGCCCAAGCTAGGGCTTCCGCCATTCCGACGATCGCCGCCACGTTTTCCGTGCCCGGCCAACGGCCTCCCTCCTGCTCTCCGCCGAAGATGACGCGGTCGAGGTGAAGGCCGCTGCGGACGTACAGGACGGCCGCACCCAGCGGACCGCCGAATTTGTGGGCAGCCAAGCTGGCGGACGAGACACCCCATTCCGAAAAGCAGAGATCTTCCTTTCCGGCGCTCTGGACGACGTCGCTATGCAATACGACCCCCCTTTCGGCGCAGATCCGCCCGATCTTCCGCATCGGTTGACGGGTGCCTACCTCGTTGCTGGCCGAAAGAATGGAGACAAGAATCGTCTCCGGCCGCAGGATCGCCGCCAACGCCTCGGGATCGACCATTCCGAACCGATCGACAGGCGCCCGCGACACCAAGAAGCCTTCCCTCTCTAGGTAGGCCATTGATTGGGACACCGCGGGATGTTCGATCGCCGAGCAGATCAGATGATTGCCCTTGCCCCGGAGCGCACGCGCCAGGCCGAGGATACCGAGAGAGTTGCTCTGGCTGCCGCTCGATACGAAAACGATCTCCCGCGGCTTCACCCGCAGCAGCGCGGCAATTCGCTCCCGAGCAAGATCGATCGCGGCGCGCGCCCGTCTCCCTTCCGCATGCTGGCTCGAGGGATTGCCCCGCAGGTCCAGATAGGGCTCCATCGCCGCTCGGGCGCGAAAATCCAACGGCGCAGTCGCATTGTAGTCGAGATAGATC from Methylacidimicrobium sp. AP8 includes:
- a CDS encoding cysteine desulfurase family protein — encoded protein: MKRIYLDYNATAPLDFRARAAMEPYLDLRGNPSSQHAEGRRARAAIDLARERIAALLRVKPREIVFVSSGSQSNSLGILGLARALRGKGNHLICSAIEHPAVSQSMAYLEREGFLVSRAPVDRFGMVDPEALAAILRPETILVSILSASNEVGTRQPMRKIGRICAERGVVLHSDVVQSAGKEDLCFSEWGVSSASLAAHKFGGPLGAAVLYVRSGLHLDRVIFGGEQEGGRWPGTENVAAIVGMAEALAWAEEERKAGSIRQWELTERLWQGIADLPGIRRWGHPSQRLTNTLAVSFSQLDGESLRIALDLEGIAVSGGSACSSGALRPSPVLLAMGASEAEARSMVRFSIGPGIGSEEIEETIRRFRKVVSRVEACSFAQKKAG